In the Arachis stenosperma cultivar V10309 chromosome 8, arast.V10309.gnm1.PFL2, whole genome shotgun sequence genome, TAGCAGATGTAGAATCTGAAAGGTGGGATTCCCGGTTGATTGGATGCTTCCATTAGAGTTTCTTCCCCTCCTGTCATTTAAGGGCACCTAGCTTATAATTACTAGTGAGCTTCTTCCCCTCCATCCGAAGAGTGAGTAATAGGTGGAATGACTTTTGTTTTGATAGCATGTGAGGTAAACGGATCTGGATGATAGTTGGGATTTCAGGTAGCAGAGCCAGCCAATTCAATTAGAGCTATTGTAATTCTCTCtactttttgttcttgttttttattcttgaaaTTGGATTCTTGTTTCtgattttatgttttttattcttgaaaTTAGATTTGAGTTTTGTTAATTGTATTTAAGGATTCatagttttgaaaattttgttaaTGGAGGAAGAATGATTTGCAGTTCTGAATTGTGTTAATGGAAGGAGGAGAAAAGAGTGAAATGACAGaaaaaagggtagttttgtcatttaaaaaatattttattcaaaagggcgattttattactaaaataaaacATTAAGGACGATTCTAAATCGAAAATTAGATCAGGGATGAGTTCGATTCCAACCCTGGGTTTAAAACAATATTTATCTCTTTACATTAGTgagactatttttattattaatatttataaatatactATTATCTGTATAATTAATTGAATCATCTTATTCATTTAAGTTTAATtctattgaattaattattcGAAGTATTACTgctatttctatttttaatttttttttaatattatttaacaattatAATAACATGATAATAGTTAAAAAAGAACCGAACAAAAAAGTTTTTATTGtgaaaataatgcaaaaaaaataaatttatttaataattttttcctaatatatatatttcttctttataGATAATGATTGTAAAGCataaaaaattctaacaattattaagaataaatgataactttgtaaaatatttatagcaataattattatatattttttgtttaatctcttttaataaaaaaatttatatatttttattaattattccATACAGCCTCGTacaatttttgtaaaaaaataattaatttatattcgtgatatataaaaaattattatattatatattattatgttatagattaaaattcactcatttaaatttatttttatttttaatgtaagcattagaaataaataaaatttttataactagATGTTgtgtaacaaaatatatataatattaattagctTTCAAAGATTctgaaaaaataatttcttttattttagtcaaataattatttattaaagtggacaaactaattaatttcttctcatatatatatttttttaagatataaaTAATTGATTGGGGTATTGGTtgagataattaaaattaaaattttattttaaagagaaatcttagttaattttggtataaaaattttgaatttgaaaacattgataaaaattatgttaaattttgatttattttattttcatttaaattaattactatataAGTAAAAGTTCTATTTTaaagttaaatttttaatttacttAAGTTAAAAATAACGTTTATATTTGTATGACGTATAAgataattatcatattattattattattattattattattattattattattattattattatttacaaaaaaatcTAACTGatttaaaatacaatttttttctaataaccCATTGTTACGGTTTTTTATATGACAGTTAAGAGACACTATTACAACAAAAAAACCATTTTCATTGGACATTTTCAttttaggaagaaaaagaaaaaaaaaagaattgataGTTTTGTGAAGAACACCAACATTCTTTTATAGatgtttaatttttgttctattatatatcttttaatGTGTAAACGACTTAACTTAtcatatatctcgtttacactataaGTATGGTCATATTTATTTGCACTATAAGAATGAAATACGTATAATTCGCCATTTATAACGTATCATGTTTACAAACGTGATACATTGACACgtatatgtattttatatttttatctcgtgtacaaaaaatatgtatatgcataattaaaatatttattttatttattttaaaaaattcgataaatatcaaattatttaatattttttggacGACATTAATTGTAACTAATAAATtacattaattatttgatttgactaaaataaatgaattatgttttttaatttgcattaatttttctcttataccttttgattaataattatttatttgatttgattgagataaatattaaatatataatattttatttcaccaaattaaatataactaatcaattatattaattatttaatttgactgaaataaataaattaattttattttaatttacattaatttttttgtccTATCTATTTTGATTATGATTTTTAGAAGTGTTATAGTTTTTGCGTGACATATTTATAATatgtttttatttgtttaacttattttattgAGCCAAataagtataattttttttgtgactccaaataagtataattaatttattattttaattatttaatttaattaatttaatttaattttattatcacATTAATATTTGAGTGATTGTTTACCAAAAGTTACTCTTCATTTCATTTTCGATcttaaatattttgattttaaattttatatttttattcattgtttgtatttttttattttaatattaaatctaatatttttagtatttttatttttattattaaaaaatgaccaaacacactaaaaaataaaaaaatttattaatttttttataatttaaaaatatccaaacaaactctaaaataaatatagaaaacaattgtgttttgtttttatctatgtttttcCTCTAAGGTAACTtcatacaaaattttttaatacatGTATTAGACAATAAATAAACATTTTGCTAATGGTTTTGGGAACTTGGGAAGTATCCTAGTGTTTTGTTTGGGTATGATAGATTGACAAGAGCTACTAATAATAACAAtatgaaaaagtataggtaaataaaaatattaaataatgtgaataatagatatttattttactaGGTGTACAcataattattctaatattaaaatttaggtgTACACGGCGCGAATTGAAGAAGAGATTCCACGGGAAGTTGATCGCCTCAGAGACAGTTTCTGCAGGCAGCATGCTCTTGAGTCTTGAGCTCATCTTTAATGAGGAAGGGGAAACACGCCTCAATGCAATGATGTATTTGAGTTTAGACGGACAAGGCCAACAACCTGAATGGTTTCCTTCTACAAATTTTCAGGTACTATAATGTGCTTTAGCATTTTAAATACTATTTTGTCCTTCAATTTTTAACTATTAGTTAATCAAATGCAAGTTGATCTTTTGCCATCAATGGTGAACGACAAGGTGGATACGCTTGGGAGGCAAATTGTGTGGAGTGCGCAAACGATTTCTCGAAGGCTCTCTCTAGTATTATGGAAAGTGCTAATTTCTCCGAAAAAATTGTACGAGACACAAAGTTAATAGCTCTTATCATAAAATAGTTTAGCAAATTCTTCACCATCTTAAGAAACTGTGAGTCCAACTCAAAACAACAAAGTACAAAAAAGACAAAACAGTATTTCAAAACAGACAGAATACCAGATAATTTGGTTTAGCTTCTTTTTAGAATGATAAGTTCATTGAGCTAAGAATAACTGAACAACATTATTCAAGTATAACAGTTGTTCCAAAAAGGCATTACACATTGTCATTCTACTGCTTTGCTATTAACAACAAATATTTCTTGACATTAATTAAATTACTTTACCGATCACCACTAGTAGTACAGTAAAGATAGTTTGGATTTGTTATTAGAAATCATCAAGGTGCAACTTTATACTAGTTTTTACCATAATACTTACGGAACTATTCTTTTTCCCCTTAAATTAACAAACTGAAACCAGTAAATGATGGTGATTTCTGGAAATCCATCTTGGGCATCCCTATTTCTCCACAAAACAGAGGTATATTGATGTAAAATTATTATGATCGATGGTTTTCAAGGATAAATAATGATACCAAGCAAGAGCAAGTACAATTTCTCATCAGTGCATAAAGTGTTCAAAGAATGATTTTactagaaaaggaaaaagatcaAAGGAATGATCTTAAAGCAGTAAATTCCAATTGAAACATAAACATAGTACTGAGATGAATAAATTTGATAACATTAATAACAAAGTTTGTAGTGCGAGAAAGGCTTCACCAAGTGAAACTAAGATTGggtttgggtttgggttcagaCTTGATGAAGTGCAGCAGCATTTTGGATGAGTTACTTTGAAGACCATTGGGTGAAACTAAGCTTTCATGGAAAATATAAGCCATTCTAAAACTTGAATATTGAGAAAGATAAAGACAGAACTCCATGCCATTAGAGCAGCTGTCAATCATGGAAAAATCTATGCTGCCATCGTTTAAGTTACACAAGACTAATTTAAAAGATCGAGACATGACAAAAAGCACATCGCTTTCTGAGATGTAGAGAGGTTGTAAAGGATCATACAGTTGCGGATGAAAAGGAATCGTTGCCAATGGAGTCCAAGATTTAGCTTCTCCGTATTCCTTCATCTGCCACACAATCCAACGTTGTGTTTTCCTATAACAAACAGAAAGGCAGTCTCTCAAGACATATAAGCTGGTGCAGTGAGTCCAGGAATAACCATTATTTGAATCCCTATCAGGCAGGGTAAAACGACCATAAGTCTCTTTACCCAAGTCAAAATAAAGAACCACATCATAAACACACCAATTAATAGTGCATGCATTGCCACTACTTAAAAATACCCCTTTCAAATTATCAGCCATACAAGGATCGTAAACTGTTCGGGGACAAAGTAGGGTAGATGGGATATCATCAATTCTTCTCCAAGACGAAGTTGGTCCAAATGTATAAATTCTGGCACTAGATTCAACACCAGATGCCACTTTCTTCGTTATCGTTGCGTAAAATTTATAGGTGTCACTGAGATGGTCGTAACCAAAGCCAGAAAAGTAGGATCTGCCGTTGATTTGCGGTGATTGGAATATGAATCCGGTACAGGGGTTCCACAAGATGGCATGGATGTGGTGATCAGCATCGCTATCAAAGAAGCATAACAATCCATGGCAAGAACCAACGATTCTGTAGCCTCCCCTACTGAAGCGAGCGACTTTAGTAGGTTTCGAAGGATTGTCCAACATTGACGGCTGGAAGAAAGATTCGataccaccataccaaccatcGTGAGTGCAATAAAAAATCCGTGGCGGAGTCAGGCTTGAATCGCGTAAGCATGAACGACGAAGGTGCTTGCGGGTGAAGTCAGGGGTTGAAATGAGGTTTCTCCATGACCTGCACACGCTCTTTAGGGAAGCAAGCGTCCTTGTCGGAAGCCTCAGCAAGATTTCCATTATCATCTCCTCCGAAAGGTCTGCCAGCTGCCGTGTTCTTGCCCTGGAGCAACTGACCAGTTCCAGCCCTCTGGACGCATTCCTCTTCGCTTCCTTATTCATGATCTGCATGTGTTTGTCCATCTATTCCACTGTTGTGTTCTATTCTATTCTATTCTGTTCTATTTAGGTTTTTCATGTTTCAATATCATCATTAACATCTTCATGGATCTTTGGCCCGGCTTCAATCCAACATCAAAATCACAAACGGGCCGATCCAATTCAATCTAGTCAAATCTAAACTAAAATAATCTGTTGATCAAAATCACAAGTTTTTATATTCATGCAAAGATCAAATCATTTATCATTTATGTTTATATATCAAATTTTATGATACCGATATACTCAAGTGAAAACTCACGTGcagttaattttatttaatgttaacaGTTGAAaatcgttaaataatttaaatgatttggttaaatttttatctaacggctcttagttatcaacttcacgtgaagttgactgCACTTGCACTTGAATTTCTACCTAAATATATAATTACACAAACATTTAAAGTGGATAAATTTATAgaaagaattgattttgaaaattttggttAGATTCTTGATTTAACTTTTTATAATTCCTGTAGATAAGGcaactaattttataaaataaaatttttactaatCAGATAGTTTCACAATTTAATTTAACTTAGGGAAAGTATGGGGAGCCaataaaatatttgtacaatgcATACAATAGAGGTTTAGAGATATGGATTtagatcctctaaagtttgaattttactttaaagagtaaagtgtgatcttctatcattgaatagtttctctttcatatttattcttggtctCACCTATAAAATCAATAGtaagagatcacactttactctttaaagtaaaattcaaattttaggggATCCAAATcctagagatataaccattagtgttacTTTTTTTCCTATTAGCATAAGTTTTTGGGATAAGTGGTATCATTACATTAGCTCCCTAGCAGGACTCTTTAACTTATTATAGTTTTATGttttacatatttaatttacatttttaatATCACCTAAAACAATATCAATTTTCTTTATCTTAAAAAGAAAGCCTTCTTACCATTTTATattggtaatttttttttattctctatttTCACGAAACTAAATTGAGATTTAATTAGGTTGTCGTcatttgtaattaattattgatgaaattagttttgaaattTGAAACTAAAAGGATTTCAAATGTTAAATTATTAACAAATATTTAGggtttgaaaattgaaaagatcATAAATACGCATTTTATTTGATGGAATCCACCTGTAATTAAAATGAATCAATGCTATATTCttaaaattggatttcttcgATTAAATAGTATATATAGGTGACGTGGTATGTtcttaaatgtatttttttaatttattttatttgatttatttaaataaataaataaattaattagttatttaatttaattaaaataaatatcaaattatttaatattttttggaccacattaattataactaataaattacgttaattatttgatttgactagaataaataaattgattttttttaatttgtattaattttgtatcttatatcttttgattaataactttttaaaagtgttataataatttatttatttgatttgattgagaTAAATATTAAATGTATAATATTTTGTTTGACCAAATTAactataactaattaattatattaattatttaatttgacttgaataaataaattatttttattttaatttgtattactTTTTTCTTCTTATGTATTTTGATAATGGTTTTTAAAAGTGTTATAGTTTTTGCCTGAAATATTTATAAgatgttttaatttatttaacttattttattgAGCCAAATaagtataattaatttaatatttcaattatttaatttaattaatttaaatttattattacaTTAATACTTGAGTCGTTGTTTACAAAAAGTTACTCTTCATTGTATTCTCGATcttaaatattttgattttaaatttcatatttttattcattgttCCTATTTTTTATACACTAAAAAAATccattaactttttttaataagtTAAATATATCCAAACAAACTCTACATTAGTTGTCGattttactaaaaaattattgacGGTTTAATAAGCCgtcgattttattaaattttaaaaaaatcgaTTTGTTTAAAAACGACAGCTTTTGCCgtcaatttttaatattatcgaCAACAAAACCGTAGATTTGACCGTCCATTATATCAATGGTTTTTGTAGTgtctaaaataaatatagaaaacAATCGtgttttgtttatatttatgtttttccTTCTAAGATAACTTCATATTATACTCACAGTAGGTAAAACAA is a window encoding:
- the LOC130946112 gene encoding F-box/kelch-repeat protein At3g23880-like — protein: MDKHMQIMNKEAKRNASRGLELVSCSRARTRQLADLSEEMIMEILLRLPTRTLASLKSVCRSWRNLISTPDFTRKHLRRSCLRDSSLTPPRIFYCTHDGWYGGIESFFQPSMLDNPSKPTKVARFSRGGYRIVGSCHGLLCFFDSDADHHIHAILWNPCTGFIFQSPQINGRSYFSGFGYDHLSDTYKFYATITKKVASGVESSARIYTFGPTSSWRRIDDIPSTLLCPRTVYDPCMADNLKGVFLSSGNACTINWCVYDVVLYFDLGKETYGRFTLPDRDSNNGYSWTHCTSLYVLRDCLSVCYRKTQRWIVWQMKEYGEAKSWTPLATIPFHPQLYDPLQPLYISESDVLFVMSRSFKLVLCNLNDGSIDFSMIDSCSNGMEFCLYLSQYSSFRMAYIFHESLVSPNGLQSNSSKMLLHFIKSEPKPKPNLSFTW